Proteins encoded within one genomic window of Candidatus Syntrophocurvum alkaliphilum:
- a CDS encoding complex I 24 kDa subunit family protein encodes MNRLTKYANLINDLKEKKGGIIEAFHAIEKEYSYLPEDAIVEAAKTFNVSTAEAYGVATFYSMFSVKPRGKNVIRLCESAPCHIAGADEVFDALKRELGIDVGESTEDGLFALELTECVGQCQATPVITINGKAYLDVNPAKIPEILAEYK; translated from the coding sequence GTGAATAGGTTGACTAAATACGCAAATCTAATTAATGACTTAAAAGAAAAGAAGGGAGGTATTATAGAAGCTTTTCATGCTATTGAAAAGGAATATAGCTACCTCCCTGAAGACGCTATTGTTGAAGCAGCAAAGACTTTCAATGTATCTACTGCTGAAGCATATGGTGTAGCTACCTTCTACTCTATGTTTTCCGTTAAACCCCGTGGTAAAAATGTAATCCGTTTATGTGAAAGTGCTCCTTGTCACATTGCTGGAGCTGATGAAGTTTTTGATGCATTAAAAAGAGAACTAGGAATTGATGTAGGCGAAAGCACTGAAGATGGACTATTTGCACTTGAGTTAACTGAATGTGTTGGACAATGCCAAGCAACACCTGTAATAACTATTAACGGCAAAGCATATTTAGATGTTAATCCAGCAAAAATACCTGAAATATTAGCAGAATATAAATAA
- a CDS encoding HAD family hydrolase has protein sequence MIKAILFDLDGTLLNIDMNYFLPKYFKKMAIMANEYGFENSETLAEKVFQSTAVMIGNKDPKLTNEEVFMKDFLNRWPYSENEIRKFFNYFYEKGFPQLKDYCQPIPGMRDMMAKIFEKGYIVVIATNSVFPMSAIKNRIEWAGLDGFDYSLITSYELMHFCKPHIEYYQEITDKIQVDPKDCIMIGNDRGEDIVSGKMGMTTFLVENMLIDKGDVDYIPDYRGMVEDLYKFIDDLKSIK, from the coding sequence GTGATTAAAGCAATTTTATTTGATTTAGATGGCACTTTGTTAAACATAGATATGAACTACTTTTTGCCTAAGTATTTCAAAAAAATGGCAATAATGGCTAATGAATATGGTTTTGAAAACTCTGAAACATTAGCAGAAAAAGTTTTTCAATCTACTGCTGTTATGATTGGTAATAAAGATCCAAAATTAACAAATGAAGAAGTTTTCATGAAGGATTTTCTAAACAGGTGGCCTTATTCAGAAAATGAAATAAGAAAATTTTTTAATTATTTTTATGAAAAAGGATTTCCACAGCTTAAGGATTATTGTCAACCAATTCCTGGTATGAGAGATATGATGGCAAAGATCTTTGAAAAGGGTTACATAGTTGTAATAGCTACAAATTCTGTTTTTCCCATGAGTGCAATAAAAAATAGAATTGAGTGGGCTGGTTTAGATGGGTTTGATTACAGTTTAATTACTTCGTATGAATTGATGCATTTTTGTAAACCACACATAGAATACTATCAAGAAATAACAGATAAAATTCAAGTTGACCCTAAAGATTGTATTATGATTGGGAATGATAGAGGAGAGGATATAGTATCTGGAAAAATGGGTATGACAACATTTTTAGTTGAAAATATGCTAATTGATAAAGGTGATGTAGACTATATTCCAGACTATAGGGGTATGGTTGAAGACTTATATAAATTTATTGATGATTTAAAATCAATTAAATAA
- a CDS encoding sulfite exporter TauE/SafE family protein: MGLIIYLIITGILAGILGAILGLGGGIIMLPAIQLLLGFEPLTAVGTTLVAIVFTSISGAYGHYRAGNVLVKKAITIGAGGLIGIIVGSFVFKEYFTEDVSILTLLLGILFFGMCIRMAYESYKEWKIYNAKTNNDLLNKVKTNKQFLYPLFILGIVTGCLTGMLGLGGGFILVPAILWILSLSPSVAVGTTLLAMFPITAFGGAIKLMQGFVDIQAAILLGIGTIIGAQIGVKISSFISPLIFRLLFTVIFAYMSFVYLTSSF; this comes from the coding sequence ATGGGGTTAATAATTTACCTGATTATAACAGGAATATTAGCAGGGATCTTAGGAGCAATTCTAGGTCTTGGTGGTGGCATTATTATGCTTCCAGCAATTCAATTATTATTAGGATTTGAGCCACTGACTGCAGTTGGAACTACTTTAGTGGCTATTGTCTTTACCTCTATTTCAGGTGCTTATGGACACTATAGAGCTGGAAATGTTTTAGTTAAAAAAGCTATCACTATAGGTGCTGGTGGATTAATAGGTATAATCGTGGGTTCCTTTGTTTTTAAGGAGTATTTCACTGAAGATGTAAGCATATTAACCCTGTTATTAGGTATATTGTTTTTTGGTATGTGTATACGAATGGCTTATGAATCGTATAAAGAATGGAAAATTTATAATGCAAAAACAAACAACGATTTATTAAATAAAGTAAAAACCAACAAACAATTTTTATATCCTTTATTTATACTAGGCATTGTTACAGGTTGCCTTACTGGAATGTTGGGGTTAGGTGGAGGTTTTATATTAGTTCCAGCTATACTTTGGATACTTTCCCTATCTCCATCTGTTGCTGTTGGAACTACATTGCTGGCGATGTTTCCGATAACTGCTTTTGGGGGAGCTATAAAATTAATGCAAGGATTTGTAGATATCCAAGCCGCAATACTACTAGGAATAGGTACGATTATTGGAGCTCAAATCGGAGTTAAAATTTCGTCATTTATTAGTCCATTAATTTTTAGGCTATTGTTTACTGTGATTTTTGCTTATATGTCATTTGTTTATTTAACTTCATCGTTTTAA
- the nuoF gene encoding NADH-quinone oxidoreductase subunit NuoF yields MAEEMRIVLRNYGKINPLKIDDYIAQGGYKPYDKACNMDAFELIQEVKSANLRGRGGAGFNCGQKWQFAHQAQADQKYVVCNADEGEPGTYKDRMIMENDPHALLEGMAICGYAIGATKGYIYCRGEYPQVVTILNTAIDQAQEKGVFKNFDVEVRTGAGAYVCGEETALIESLEGNRGEPRYKPPYPPSEGLWGKPTIVNNVETFANIPIIVEKGGDWYASIGTPAYPGTKILTLTGDINNRTFFEVPTNTTLREVIYKYGGGIPGGKKFKAVQTGGTSGAFIPENLLDTPIAFDSMSEIGAVLGSGAVFVLDETRDIVDVACRISKFFEHESCGKCAPCREGTMRIYDLMTKINGGKGSKSDTALLNKLGRVMSYSCFCGLGQAAPAPVLSTIKHFQADYDAKLM; encoded by the coding sequence ATGGCAGAAGAAATGCGCATAGTGTTGCGTAACTATGGTAAAATTAATCCTCTAAAAATTGATGATTATATTGCTCAGGGAGGATATAAACCATACGACAAAGCCTGCAACATGGATGCTTTTGAATTAATCCAAGAGGTAAAAAGCGCTAACCTAAGAGGACGTGGGGGAGCAGGATTTAACTGTGGCCAAAAGTGGCAGTTTGCCCACCAAGCTCAAGCAGATCAAAAATATGTAGTTTGTAATGCAGATGAAGGTGAACCTGGCACTTATAAAGATCGAATGATTATGGAAAATGACCCTCATGCCCTATTAGAAGGAATGGCAATTTGCGGTTATGCAATTGGTGCAACTAAAGGGTATATATATTGTAGAGGAGAATATCCACAAGTTGTAACAATACTAAACACTGCTATAGACCAAGCGCAAGAAAAAGGGGTATTTAAGAACTTTGATGTTGAAGTAAGAACTGGAGCCGGTGCATACGTTTGTGGTGAAGAGACTGCACTTATTGAATCATTAGAAGGTAATAGAGGAGAACCTAGGTACAAACCTCCATATCCACCAAGTGAAGGACTATGGGGCAAACCTACAATAGTAAATAATGTTGAAACATTTGCTAATATACCAATAATAGTTGAAAAAGGCGGGGACTGGTATGCATCAATTGGTACACCAGCATATCCTGGAACTAAAATATTAACATTAACCGGCGACATTAATAACCGCACATTTTTTGAAGTTCCTACAAATACAACCCTAAGAGAAGTTATTTATAAATATGGTGGTGGCATACCTGGAGGTAAAAAATTCAAAGCTGTTCAAACTGGCGGAACTTCCGGAGCCTTTATTCCTGAAAATTTATTGGATACACCAATAGCTTTTGATTCCATGAGTGAAATAGGAGCGGTTTTAGGTTCAGGTGCAGTTTTTGTACTTGATGAAACCCGTGATATTGTAGATGTAGCATGTCGTATATCTAAATTTTTTGAACATGAGTCCTGTGGTAAATGCGCTCCTTGTAGAGAAGGTACTATGAGAATTTATGATTTAATGACAAAAATTAATGGTGGTAAGGGATCTAAATCTGATACAGCACTTCTTAATAAACTTGGCAGAGTAATGTCTTACTCATGTTTTTGTGGACTTGGTCAAGCAGCTCCCGCCCCAGTACTTAGTACCATTAAGCATTTCCAGGCCGACTATGATGCTAAATTAATGTAG
- a CDS encoding small, acid-soluble spore protein, alpha/beta type — MKIEIAKELGIWEQVEKDGWESLSNAMCGKIGGIMSKRLRQKAAKQKQAEN; from the coding sequence ATGAAAATCGAAATAGCAAAAGAACTAGGTATTTGGGAACAGGTAGAAAAAGATGGATGGGAATCACTTAGTAATGCTATGTGTGGCAAAATCGGAGGAATCATGAGTAAACGCCTGCGGCAAAAAGCAGCAAAACAAAAACAAGCAGAAAATTAA
- a CDS encoding spore coat protein translates to MVYKTSGMDVLNDQIIATDLLITSKQAVKSLSSALTEITSPEARRAVKQQLDDAIRFHEQVSNYTMQNGWYDPYDLNEQIKREMQSAQSVMHIEG, encoded by the coding sequence ATGGTTTATAAAACTAGTGGTATGGATGTTCTTAATGATCAAATAATAGCAACAGATTTATTAATCACTTCAAAACAAGCAGTAAAATCTTTATCATCAGCTCTTACAGAAATTACTTCTCCTGAAGCAAGAAGAGCAGTTAAACAACAATTAGATGATGCAATCAGATTCCATGAACAGGTTTCAAATTATACTATGCAAAACGGATGGTACGATCCTTATGACTTAAATGAACAAATTAAAAGAGAAATGCAAAGTGCCCAAAGTGTAATGCATATAGAAGGGTAA
- a CDS encoding carboxymuconolactone decarboxylase family protein, whose protein sequence is MSQKLPWFVEEMKQYDPEYAEVIHEVVSKALDTRALDDKTKLLIVLALDAIKGASEGVKVLAKQARMAGASDEEIQETLRLAYFVSGMDVVKTSLNAFE, encoded by the coding sequence ATGAGTCAAAAGTTACCTTGGTTTGTTGAGGAAATGAAGCAATATGACCCGGAATATGCTGAGGTTATACATGAAGTAGTATCTAAGGCTTTAGATACTAGAGCCCTAGATGATAAAACTAAACTTCTTATAGTACTTGCACTTGATGCTATTAAAGGTGCTAGTGAAGGAGTTAAGGTTCTTGCAAAACAAGCACGTATGGCGGGTGCTTCTGATGAAGAAATACAAGAAACATTACGCTTGGCTTATTTTGTTAGTGGTATGGATGTAGTTAAAACTTCATTAAATGCTTTTGAATAG
- a CDS encoding spore coat protein: protein MHDRGLAPHEMLELREILQFKTVCATKAAAMSDIVQDSRLQQLLMADVSKTKQEIQAIQIMLNNTLQ from the coding sequence ATGCATGATAGAGGATTGGCACCACATGAAATGCTCGAATTGCGAGAGATTCTTCAATTCAAAACAGTTTGTGCTACCAAAGCTGCTGCTATGAGTGACATTGTACAAGATTCAAGACTCCAACAATTATTAATGGCAGATGTTAGTAAGACAAAACAAGAAATACAGGCAATACAAATAATGTTAAACAATACTTTACAATAA
- a CDS encoding NADH-dependent [FeFe] hydrogenase, group A6, translated as MVNLTIDGIQVSVPQGSTILQAAKEVGINIPTLCYHPDQAVKANCRVCVCEVEGNNWVLPAACSQPVFDGMAVKTKTPKVIEARKTILELILSNHSQDCLNCIRNQNCELQELAEEYFIRDNPFELKTKGIAKDFSTPSLVRDPDKCVLCRRCIDTCSNVQDVKALGVENRGHESMVVPSMGKDLIDSPCVMCGQCVHACPVGAISENEQIDELLEAIADPDKVVVTQIAPAVRLAISEEIGMDIGSMSMEVFASGLKQVGFDYVLHTNFTADLTILEEGNELLARLKEGGALPMFTSCSPGWINYCETFYPDLLDNLSTCKSPQQMFGSLAKTYWAEKMNISPDKIYSVSIMPCTAKKFEASRPEMQDSGYRDVDVVLTTREVGRLFRMSGIDFEKLQGTNLDSWMGAYTGAAVIFGATGGVMEAALRTVYEVVTEEDLPNLNFTMVRGMEGIKEAEVDLKGTKVKVAVAHGLGNAKKLMDQVKAGNSPYHFIEVMACPGGCIGGGGQPITKSNAKRQERIDAIYVEDENCAIRKSHENPEVKTIYDEFLQEPLGHKSHDLLHTHYHAKNKKFL; from the coding sequence ATGGTTAATCTTACTATAGACGGAATACAGGTATCTGTTCCCCAGGGCTCAACTATCCTGCAGGCAGCAAAGGAAGTCGGCATAAATATACCTACACTATGTTATCATCCTGACCAAGCAGTTAAAGCTAACTGTAGGGTATGTGTCTGCGAAGTTGAAGGGAACAACTGGGTATTACCAGCAGCTTGTTCACAACCAGTCTTTGATGGTATGGCTGTTAAAACTAAAACCCCAAAAGTAATAGAAGCTAGAAAAACTATATTAGAACTAATATTATCTAATCATTCACAAGATTGTTTAAATTGTATTCGTAACCAAAACTGTGAATTACAAGAATTAGCTGAAGAGTACTTTATCCGTGATAATCCTTTTGAATTAAAAACTAAAGGAATTGCAAAAGATTTTTCAACACCTTCTCTAGTCAGAGACCCTGATAAGTGTGTACTATGTCGTCGTTGTATTGACACATGTAGCAATGTTCAAGATGTTAAAGCACTTGGTGTGGAAAATCGCGGACATGAATCTATGGTGGTTCCTAGCATGGGTAAAGACCTTATCGACAGTCCATGTGTAATGTGTGGACAATGTGTACATGCTTGCCCTGTAGGCGCAATTAGTGAAAATGAACAAATAGATGAGCTACTAGAAGCTATAGCTGACCCAGATAAAGTAGTAGTAACTCAAATAGCTCCAGCAGTTAGGTTAGCAATTTCTGAAGAAATAGGTATGGATATTGGCTCTATGTCTATGGAGGTTTTTGCTAGTGGGTTAAAGCAAGTTGGATTTGACTATGTTCTACACACTAACTTTACAGCCGACCTAACTATACTTGAAGAAGGTAATGAGTTATTAGCTAGATTAAAAGAAGGTGGAGCTTTACCAATGTTTACCTCCTGTAGCCCAGGATGGATAAACTACTGTGAAACCTTTTACCCAGATCTATTAGATAATCTATCAACATGTAAATCACCGCAACAAATGTTTGGATCTCTTGCTAAAACTTATTGGGCAGAAAAAATGAATATTTCTCCTGATAAAATCTATTCAGTATCTATTATGCCCTGTACCGCTAAGAAATTTGAAGCATCACGCCCAGAAATGCAAGATAGTGGATACAGAGATGTAGATGTTGTTTTAACAACAAGAGAAGTAGGCAGATTATTTAGAATGAGCGGAATTGATTTTGAAAAGCTCCAAGGTACAAATCTAGATTCTTGGATGGGAGCGTATACTGGTGCAGCAGTAATATTTGGAGCAACTGGTGGAGTTATGGAAGCTGCTCTACGTACAGTATATGAAGTTGTTACTGAAGAAGATTTACCAAACCTAAACTTTACTATGGTTCGTGGAATGGAAGGAATAAAAGAAGCCGAAGTGGACCTTAAAGGAACCAAAGTAAAAGTTGCTGTTGCTCACGGTTTAGGTAATGCTAAAAAATTAATGGATCAAGTAAAAGCTGGCAACTCCCCTTACCATTTCATTGAGGTAATGGCATGCCCCGGTGGATGTATCGGTGGTGGAGGACAACCAATAACTAAATCTAATGCTAAGCGTCAAGAGCGTATAGACGCTATATATGTAGAAGATGAAAATTGTGCTATTAGAAAATCTCATGAGAATCCTGAAGTAAAAACCATTTATGATGAGTTTTTACAAGAACCTCTAGGGCATAAATCTCATGATTTACTTCATACCCACTACCATGCTAAGAACAAAAAGTTCTTATAA
- a CDS encoding ATP-binding protein — protein MKEILVISGKGGAGKTALSSSFISLVDKCIACDYDVDASNLPILLKPNIKKEHEYSGAETAVIKKEQCIECGLCSELCRFDAIEEFKVNDLLCEGCAFCSRICPTNAIYMTSVSSGKWFESISEENKLTFYGELRPGEENSGKLVAQIKQAAIKKSDEKNIPLIISDGSPGIGCSVISSLVGVNLVVLVAEPNISGFHDMKRVYELVEKYNIKTTLIINKYDLNEVLTKEIEKWAINYNIKLLGKIPFSLDIVDQLSNTKIPVYNPKIYKIIKPIWDEVMAQI, from the coding sequence GTGAAAGAAATATTAGTTATTAGTGGTAAAGGAGGAGCCGGCAAGACAGCACTATCATCATCGTTTATCAGTTTAGTTGATAAATGTATAGCTTGTGATTACGATGTTGATGCATCAAATTTGCCTATATTACTAAAACCAAATATTAAAAAAGAACATGAATATAGTGGTGCTGAAACAGCTGTTATTAAAAAAGAACAGTGCATAGAATGTGGGTTATGTTCTGAATTATGCAGATTTGATGCTATAGAAGAATTTAAGGTAAATGATTTATTGTGTGAAGGCTGTGCTTTTTGTTCTAGAATTTGCCCAACCAATGCTATATATATGACAAGTGTTTCCTCTGGTAAGTGGTTTGAATCTATATCAGAAGAAAACAAACTAACTTTCTATGGTGAGTTGCGTCCAGGTGAAGAAAATTCGGGAAAATTAGTGGCACAGATAAAACAAGCTGCTATTAAAAAATCAGATGAAAAAAACATACCCTTAATAATATCAGATGGATCTCCTGGTATAGGTTGTTCTGTTATTTCTTCTTTAGTAGGTGTTAATCTTGTTGTATTAGTTGCAGAGCCTAATATTTCTGGTTTTCACGATATGAAAAGAGTATATGAGCTAGTTGAAAAATATAATATTAAAACTACATTAATTATTAATAAATATGATTTAAATGAAGTTTTAACAAAGGAAATAGAAAAATGGGCAATTAATTATAATATTAAGCTATTAGGTAAAATACCATTTAGTTTAGATATAGTTGATCAATTATCAAACACAAAAATACCAGTTTATAATCCAAAAATATATAAAATAATAAAGCCTATATGGGATGAAGTGATGGCTCAAATTTAA
- a CDS encoding YbaK/EbsC family protein codes for MQAIEKVRDFLKEKESNLKIIELDADTSTSELAAQALGTEVGQIAKSILFKTKKDDFLMIVAAGDVKLDFKAIKDLAGARIRMANSDEVKEVTGYDIGGVCPFALNIPVKIYIDESLTKYDVVYAAAGTANTALPITFNQLLNITDASPCNVSFK; via the coding sequence ATGCAAGCGATTGAAAAAGTTAGAGATTTTTTAAAAGAAAAAGAAAGTAATCTTAAAATTATAGAGCTTGATGCCGATACTTCTACATCAGAGTTAGCAGCACAAGCTTTAGGGACAGAAGTGGGACAAATAGCTAAATCCATTTTATTTAAAACCAAAAAAGATGATTTCTTAATGATAGTTGCGGCAGGTGATGTAAAACTTGACTTTAAGGCTATAAAGGATCTTGCAGGTGCGAGGATTAGGATGGCAAATTCAGATGAGGTTAAAGAAGTTACAGGATATGATATTGGAGGGGTTTGTCCTTTTGCTTTAAATATACCTGTTAAAATATATATTGATGAAAGTTTAACCAAATATGATGTTGTTTATGCAGCTGCAGGTACAGCTAATACAGCTTTGCCAATTACTTTTAACCAACTACTAAATATTACTGATGCCAGTCCGTGTAATGTATCATTTAAATAA
- a CDS encoding aldehyde dehydrogenase family protein, with translation MDGKNVETTNVPKEFMLENTIVSKINHGLNYLLDGQVYKWEGKTQKITSPIVLKEGLQTKQIELGERPLLTEFEAISALNSANKAYQLGIGEWATMPVEKRIEYMEYFLSLIKKKEKNFAIIEMWEIAKSYQDCQDEFKRTVKYIENTINTLRMIHDDTSDIKTIYGFIAQIRRCPLGTTLCMGPFNYPLNETFAMLIPALIMGNTAIVKPPDYGSLCTLTLLEDFAKAFPPGVINIINGNGEEIISPIIKSGKIDVLGFIGSTKVANLLIKQHPYPNRLRTILGLEAKNSAFILSDADLDLAVEECLKGALEFNGQRCTSIKHLWVHNNIKEKFLTKLCDELDKIKCGMPWEKDVLITPLPEAGKIDYLKGLVEDAIEKGGKVVNKGGGNNIGNIFYPAVVYPVTKEMQLYHVEQFGPIIPISSFSDINEIVEYLIESDYGQQASIFTKSTDFAAPLIDILVNQVSRINLNAQCRRGPDELPFTGRKNSGEGTLSVSDALRCFSIRSLVVANEQGKELFCNVLASDKSEFLRF, from the coding sequence ATGGATGGTAAAAATGTCGAAACAACTAATGTGCCTAAAGAATTTATGCTAGAAAACACTATTGTTTCCAAAATAAATCATGGGTTAAACTATTTGCTTGATGGTCAGGTTTATAAATGGGAAGGTAAAACCCAAAAGATTACTTCTCCTATTGTATTAAAAGAAGGCTTACAGACTAAGCAGATTGAGTTAGGTGAGAGACCTTTATTAACAGAATTTGAAGCAATTAGTGCATTGAATTCAGCTAATAAAGCCTATCAATTAGGAATAGGTGAATGGGCTACTATGCCGGTTGAAAAAAGAATCGAATATATGGAATATTTTCTTTCATTGATTAAAAAGAAAGAAAAAAACTTTGCTATAATTGAAATGTGGGAAATAGCAAAGAGTTATCAAGATTGCCAAGATGAATTTAAAAGAACAGTAAAGTATATTGAAAATACCATAAATACATTGCGGATGATTCATGATGATACTAGTGATATAAAAACAATTTATGGGTTTATAGCTCAAATTAGAAGGTGTCCATTAGGAACAACCTTATGTATGGGGCCATTTAATTATCCTTTAAATGAAACATTTGCGATGTTGATTCCGGCATTAATTATGGGGAATACGGCAATTGTTAAACCACCGGATTATGGTTCATTATGCACTTTAACCTTATTGGAGGATTTTGCAAAAGCATTTCCTCCTGGTGTTATAAATATAATTAATGGCAATGGGGAAGAAATAATTAGTCCCATTATTAAGAGCGGTAAAATAGATGTTCTTGGATTTATTGGCTCAACTAAAGTTGCCAATCTTTTAATTAAACAACATCCATACCCTAATAGATTAAGAACTATATTAGGTTTAGAAGCAAAAAATTCAGCTTTCATTTTATCTGATGCTGATTTAGATTTAGCTGTTGAAGAATGTTTAAAAGGTGCTTTAGAGTTTAATGGTCAAAGATGTACTTCTATTAAACATTTATGGGTTCATAATAATATAAAAGAAAAATTTTTAACTAAATTATGTGATGAATTAGACAAAATCAAATGTGGAATGCCATGGGAGAAAGATGTTTTGATAACACCTCTACCTGAGGCGGGTAAAATAGATTATTTAAAAGGTTTAGTTGAAGATGCTATAGAAAAAGGAGGAAAGGTTGTTAATAAAGGTGGAGGTAATAATATAGGAAATATTTTTTATCCAGCTGTTGTTTATCCAGTCACAAAGGAAATGCAATTATATCATGTTGAACAATTTGGACCTATTATACCTATTAGCTCATTTAGTGATATTAACGAGATTGTGGAGTATTTAATAGAAAGTGATTATGGGCAACAAGCTAGCATATTTACAAAATCTACAGATTTTGCAGCTCCTTTAATAGATATATTAGTAAATCAAGTATCTAGGATAAATTTGAATGCACAATGTAGGCGAGGACCTGATGAACTGCCATTTACTGGACGGAAAAATTCTGGAGAAGGTACACTATCTGTTTCAGATGCACTTAGATGTTTTTCTATTAGATCTTTAGTAGTAGCTAATGAACAAGGAAAAGAACTATTTTGCAATGTTTTAGCAAGCGATAAATCAGAGTTTTTAAGATTTTAG
- the hydF gene encoding [FeFe] hydrogenase H-cluster maturation GTPase HydF yields the protein MNETPRANRLHIGIFGRRNSGKSSLINALTNQEIALVSDEPGTTTDPVYKNIEILPIGPCVIIDTAGIDDIGDLGNLRIEKTKEVLEKTDIAILVIDPKSSISDFESQLIEQFKKINIPFITVLSKFDIYKPDKKILEEKLENEPKLISSKTGKGIEELKEELIQKAPAQLLDRPIVGDLISAGDVLILVTPIDAAAPKGRLILPQVQTIRDILDHNGQALVVKETELKNALKSLTSNPKLVITDSQVFKEVDEILKKDVPLTSFSILLARYKCDLQSLVDGVNVISNLTPNSKILVAEACTHHRQKDDIATKKIPTLLRKRIGEKLEFEFSSGSTIPQNIREFDLIIHCGGCMLNRKQMLNRIEKAKLAGVPITNFGIVLAYLNDILDRALKPVL from the coding sequence ATGAATGAAACTCCACGTGCTAATCGATTACATATAGGTATATTTGGCAGACGCAACAGTGGAAAGTCTAGTTTAATAAATGCTTTAACTAATCAAGAAATAGCTTTAGTATCTGATGAGCCCGGTACTACTACAGATCCAGTTTATAAAAACATTGAAATACTCCCTATAGGTCCTTGTGTAATTATTGATACTGCTGGTATAGATGATATAGGAGACTTAGGCAATTTGCGCATTGAAAAAACAAAAGAGGTTTTAGAAAAAACAGATATTGCTATACTTGTTATTGACCCTAAATCAAGTATTAGTGACTTTGAGTCTCAGCTAATAGAACAGTTTAAAAAAATTAATATACCTTTTATAACTGTATTATCTAAGTTTGATATTTATAAACCTGACAAAAAAATTTTAGAAGAAAAATTAGAAAATGAACCAAAATTAATAAGTAGTAAAACTGGCAAAGGAATTGAAGAACTGAAAGAAGAATTAATCCAAAAAGCACCTGCTCAGCTTTTAGATAGACCTATTGTAGGAGATCTAATATCTGCAGGTGATGTGTTAATTTTGGTTACTCCAATAGATGCCGCTGCACCTAAAGGTAGACTCATATTACCCCAAGTACAAACAATAAGAGACATACTAGATCATAACGGGCAAGCTCTAGTTGTAAAGGAAACAGAATTGAAAAATGCACTTAAATCATTAACAAGTAATCCTAAATTAGTTATTACAGATTCACAAGTATTTAAGGAAGTAGATGAGATTTTAAAAAAGGATGTTCCGCTTACATCTTTTTCAATCCTTTTAGCTCGCTATAAATGTGATCTACAGTCATTAGTTGATGGAGTAAATGTTATTTCTAACCTTACACCCAATAGTAAAATTTTAGTAGCTGAAGCATGTACCCACCATAGACAAAAAGATGATATCGCTACCAAAAAAATACCCACTTTATTAAGAAAACGTATTGGAGAAAAATTAGAATTTGAATTTAGCTCTGGCAGCACCATCCCACAAAATATACGGGAATTTGATCTTATAATTCATTGTGGCGGCTGTATGCTTAATAGAAAACAAATGCTAAATCGAATAGAAAAAGCAAAATTAGCAGGAGTTCCTATAACTAATTTTGGAATTGTTCTAGCCTATTTAAACGATATTTTAGATAGAGCTTTAAAACCCGTATTATAG